CGCTCATTCCGCCTGGCATTACAAACTTGGTTGGCGCGATCATCAAGCTGGAAGCCATCCCTGGCGCGTTTCTCTACACCATCCGTGCCGTCGACCCCAAGGTCATGAGCGCCATGCGGTTGATGGAGGATAATCGGGCGGAGTATCAAGCCATGGAAGCGGGCCGTATGAGCCTGCAGGTCGCCTTTGCCGTTCTCTATCTTGGCTTCGCGCTCATCGTTCTTCTGGCTGCGATCTGGACTGCCATCGCCGTCGCCGACCGTATCGTTCGCCCGATCCGTTTGCTGATCAGTGCCGCGGATAATGTCGCGACGGGCAATTTCAATGTCGTGGTGCCGGTGCGCTCTGCGGATGGCGATGTCGGCAATCTATCGCGAACCTTCAACAAGATGATCTCGCAGATACGCAGCCAGCGAAATGAAATTCTGGAAGCGAAGGATGAGGTGGATGATCGCCGCCGCTTCATCGAGGCTGTGCTTTCGGGTGTCACGGCCGCTGTTATCGGTGTCGAAAACGACCACCGGATCACGATCGTCAATCCATCTGCCGAAGATTTTCTTGGCATGCAGGCCGACCAACTGGTTGGCGAGCGACTTGAAGACGTGGCGCCGGAAATCGATCAGGTTCTGAAGGAGGCAGCGGGCAGGGCGCGTGGAGAGCTGCGCAAGGAAGTGAATCTTGTACGCGGTGGCAAGGAACGCACTCTGAGTGTGCAGGTCACGCGCGAAGAGCAGCGCAGCAGCACTGACTCCTATGTCATCACGCTGGACGACATCACCGACCTTGTCATTGCGCAGCGGTCGACCGCCTGGGCCGACGTCGCTCGACGTATTGCGCACGAGATCAAGAACCCGCTGACGCCAATCCAGCTTTCAGCAGAACGGTTGAAACGTCGATACGGCAAGCAGATAGACGAAAGCGATCGGGCAGTCTTCGACCAGTGCACAGATACAATCGTGCGGCAGGTGGGTGACATTGGCCGAATGGTGGATGAGTTCTCCTCGTTCGCCCGAATGCCGAAGCCGACGAAGGAAAAGGGCGATCTTCGGGATATCCTCCGGGATGCAATTTTCCTGCGCGAAATGGGCGCCAGCCATGTAACGTTTTTCCGCGAACTGGGAGACGAGCGCTTGGAGGGCCTGTTTGACTCGCGCATGCTGGGTCAGGCCTTCGGCAATCTGATCAAAAATGCGGTTGAGGCCATAGAGGCGGTCCCCAGTGACGCCGAGCGCGATGGCCGGAAGGTTCTGGTTCGGTCAATGTTCGATGCGGCGAAGGACCAGTTCCGGGTGGACATCATCGACAATGGAAACGGTCTACCGGTTGAAAACCGGCACCGCATTCTCGAGCCTTACATGACGATGCGGGAAAAGGGCACCGGGCTCGGACTCGCCATCGTGAAGAAGATCATTGAGGAGCACGGCGGCCAATTGGAACTGCACGACGCACCGGCGGATTTCGATCAGGGCAAGGGTGCCATGATCCGTGTGATCCTGCCGCATGTTCAGAGTGCTGCCGCGTCTCAAACAGATATGAACAAGGAAGCAGCTTATGGCGTCTGATATCCTCGTCGTGGATGATGAAGCAGACATTCGGGAAATCGTTGCGGGTATTCTGTCCGATGAAGGACACGAAACGCGGATGGCGCATGACAGCGATAGCGCCCTCGCGGCGATCTCCGATCGTGTGCCGCGCCTGATTTTCCTGGATATCTGGATGCAGGGAAGCAAGCTTGATGGGCTGGCTCTGCTGGATGAGATCAAGGTCCGGCACCCTGAGGTTCCGGTCGTGATGATCTCAGGTCATGGCAACATCGAGACTGCCGTATCCGCCATCAAGCGCGGCGCTTTCGATTTCATCGAGAAGCCGTTCAAGGCTGATCGCCTGATCCTGATCGCCGAACGTGCGCTTGAGAATTCCAAGCTGAAGCGCGAGGTCACCGAGCTTAAGAAACGGGCGGGCGATTCTTCGGAACTCGTGGGGACCTCGGTCGCCATATCGCAGCTTCGCCAGACGATCGAAAAGATTGCGCCGACCAATAGCCGCATTATGATTCTTGGCCCCTCCGGTTCCGGCAAGGAACTGGTTGCGCGGATGATCCACAAGCGGTCGTCCCGTGCGGGCGGTCCCTTCGTCGCCTTGAACGCGGCAACCATTACGCCGGATCGTATGGAGATCGCGCTGTTCGGTACGGAAGGCGGGCCGGGGCAGCCACGCAAGATCGGCGCACTCGAAGAAGCGCATCGCGGTATCTTGTACCTTGATGAGGTTGGCGAGATGCCGCGCGAAACGCAGAACAAGATCCTGCGGGTGCTGGTTGATCAACAGTTCGAACGCGTCGGTGGATCCAAACGCGTCAAGGTCGATGTTCGCATCATTTCGTCGACCGCATACCACCTCGAGAACCTGATCGCGGAAGGCATCTTCCGTGAGGACCTTTACCATCGCCTTGCCGTTGTGCCCGTCAAGGTTCCAGCGTTGGCCGAGCGTCGCGAAGACATCCCCTTCCTCGTGGACATGTTCATGCGACAGATCTCGGAGCAGGCGGGCATTCGTCCGCGCAAGATCGGCGATGATGCTATGGCTGTTCTGCAGGCGCATGACTGGCCCGGCAATATTCGCCAGTTGCGTAACAACATCGAGCGGCTGATGATACTTGCGCGAACCGACGGTCCGGATTCGCCGATCTCGGCGGATATGCTTCCGACGGATCTTGGCGACATGCTGCCGAAGATCTCCACGAAGGGGGATCATCACATCATGACCTTGCCGCTCCGCGAGGCTCGCGAAATGTTCGAACGCGATTATCTTGTGGCGCAGATCAATCGTTTTGGTGGCAACATCTCCCGCACGGCTGAATTTGTTGGTATGGAGCGTTCAGCACTTCATCGCAAGCTGAAGTCGCTGGGCGTCTGAACTTTGAATACCCACCCGTTACGTTGAAAGAGCAAGATGAAGGTCATCATTTGTGGTGCCGGGCAGGTGGGTTACGGAATCGCCGAGCGTCTTTCGCAAGAAGAAAACGATGTATCGGTGATCGATACTTCGGCGGCGTTGATCAACGCCATCACCGAAACGCTTGATGTGCGCGGCTATGTCGGTCACGGCGCGCATCCGGACGTGCTCGCCAAGGCAGGCGCCGAGCAGGCGGATATGATCATCGCCGTGACGTTGTACGATGAGGTCAACATCGTGGCCTGCGAGGTCGCTCATGCGCTTTTCAGTGTCCCGACCAAGATCGCCCGTATTCGCTCGCAAAGCTATCTGCTGCCGGAATATGCCGATCTCTTCAGCAGCCGGAACATGTCGATCGACGTGACGATTTCTCCAGAAATCGAAGTCGGCAAGATGGTTCTGCGACGTATATCGTTTCCCGGTGCTGTGGACGTTGCCCGCTTTGCTGACGACGCCATCGCGATGGTTGCCATTGAATGCATGGAAGATTGCCCGGTGGTGGACACGCCGCTTGAGCAATTGAGCCAAC
The window above is part of the Rhizobium rhizoryzae genome. Proteins encoded here:
- a CDS encoding nitrogen assimilation response regulator NtrX yields the protein MASDILVVDDEADIREIVAGILSDEGHETRMAHDSDSALAAISDRVPRLIFLDIWMQGSKLDGLALLDEIKVRHPEVPVVMISGHGNIETAVSAIKRGAFDFIEKPFKADRLILIAERALENSKLKREVTELKKRAGDSSELVGTSVAISQLRQTIEKIAPTNSRIMILGPSGSGKELVARMIHKRSSRAGGPFVALNAATITPDRMEIALFGTEGGPGQPRKIGALEEAHRGILYLDEVGEMPRETQNKILRVLVDQQFERVGGSKRVKVDVRIISSTAYHLENLIAEGIFREDLYHRLAVVPVKVPALAERREDIPFLVDMFMRQISEQAGIRPRKIGDDAMAVLQAHDWPGNIRQLRNNIERLMILARTDGPDSPISADMLPTDLGDMLPKISTKGDHHIMTLPLREAREMFERDYLVAQINRFGGNISRTAEFVGMERSALHRKLKSLGV
- a CDS encoding sensor histidine kinase NtrY-like, whose amino-acid sequence is MADALSAAAGEEPAALVQDRRASFALPGLLLAGGALICAVATLLVLLGATPIAPTSNVVITSAVLNTLFVLGLIYLIAREVSRLVKARKRGRAAARLHVRIVVLFSIVAITPAVLVAIFASLTLNVGLDRWFSLRTQSIVQSSLDVARAYMLENASYLQGQTVSMANDLERNRAMFYLDRTGFVDLMTRQARGRGMLGAFLVREDGEAIAQADIQTEKPLPAIPKDALASSAAGQPTLIPPGITNLVGAIIKLEAIPGAFLYTIRAVDPKVMSAMRLMEDNRAEYQAMEAGRMSLQVAFAVLYLGFALIVLLAAIWTAIAVADRIVRPIRLLISAADNVATGNFNVVVPVRSADGDVGNLSRTFNKMISQIRSQRNEILEAKDEVDDRRRFIEAVLSGVTAAVIGVENDHRITIVNPSAEDFLGMQADQLVGERLEDVAPEIDQVLKEAAGRARGELRKEVNLVRGGKERTLSVQVTREEQRSSTDSYVITLDDITDLVIAQRSTAWADVARRIAHEIKNPLTPIQLSAERLKRRYGKQIDESDRAVFDQCTDTIVRQVGDIGRMVDEFSSFARMPKPTKEKGDLRDILRDAIFLREMGASHVTFFRELGDERLEGLFDSRMLGQAFGNLIKNAVEAIEAVPSDAERDGRKVLVRSMFDAAKDQFRVDIIDNGNGLPVENRHRILEPYMTMREKGTGLGLAIVKKIIEEHGGQLELHDAPADFDQGKGAMIRVILPHVQSAAASQTDMNKEAAYGV